The following proteins are encoded in a genomic region of Arachis ipaensis cultivar K30076 chromosome B02, Araip1.1, whole genome shotgun sequence:
- the LOC107627355 gene encoding uncharacterized protein LOC107627355 — translation MFASLHINIPFIEGLQQMPSYIKCMKELLTKKNPLKGGQTVVMNKECSALIQKDLPTKKKDPGSFHIPCSIGDTKIDKGFCDLGESINLMPLSLMKKLQINELKPTDVIIQLADKTQKQAIGVVENVLVKVGKYFLLTNFVVLEIEESYLHPIILGRQFLATPRALIDVEQEELVLRIHDEQLTFHVFKPSHEAEQENRDLKDDHNEVLLRETSRESQVEHVKTPLVEIQEVQMIQQPRNPKEELKPQDSRDTIHNDPSDTGIIKAPLEEERRIGKKVPRR, via the coding sequence ATGTTTGCATCCCTTCATATCAACATTCCCTTCATTGAAGGCCTTCAACAGATGCCTTCATATATCAAGTGCATGAAGGAGTTGCTGACTAAGAAAAATCCATTGAAAGGTGGACAAACagtagtgatgaataaggaatgTAGTGCTCTCATCCAGAAAGACTTGCCCACAAAGAAgaaggatccagggagctttcacatACCTTGTTCTATAGGGGATACAAAGATTGACAAAGGATTTTGTGATTTGGGAGAAAGCATTAATCTAATGCCTCTGTCtctcatgaagaagctgcaaattaATGAATTGAaacccacagatgtaatcatccaATTGGCTGACaagactcaaaaacaagcaataggagtggttgaaaatgtactGGTGAAGGTGGGGAAGTACTTCCTCCTTACGAATTTTGTTGTACTTGAGATAGAAGAAAGCTATCTCCATCCAATTATTCTAGGGAGACAATTCTTGGCCACacccagagcactcatagatgttgaGCAAGAGGAGTTGGtattgagaatacatgatgaacaactcaccttTCATGTTTTCAAGCCCTCACACGAAGCTGAACAAGAAAACAGAGATCTAAAGGACGATCACAATGAAGTACTCTTAAGGGAAACAAGCAGAGAATCACAAGTAGAACATGTGAAGACCCCCTTGGTAGAAATACAGGAAGTTCAAATGATACAACAACCAAGGAATCCTAAGGAAGAGCTGAAACCACAAGATTCAAGAGATACAATCCACAATGATCCTTCTGACACAGGAATCATCAAGGCACCACTTGAAGAAGAGAGGAGGATTGGGAAGAAGGTACCCAGGAGGTGA